GACGGTCGGCTCGTCGACGTCGGTTGTCACGATTTCTCCTCCGGTTGTTCCACGGCCTGCGCGAACGCGGCCAGGGCCTGGTTCCAGAACTGGTCGAAGTAGCCGCGTACGGCCGCCAGGCCCTGCGGGTCCAGCGCGTAGACGCGACGGGTGCCCACCGGGGTGGACGAGACGAGTCGGGCTTCCTTGAGCACCTTCAGGTGTTGCGAGACCGCAGGGCGGCTGACCGGCAGGTCGGCGGCGATCTCGGCGACGGAGCGGGGGCCGACGGCGAGGAGTTCGAAGATGGACCGTCGGGTCGGGTCGCCCAGGGCGTCCAGCATCCGCCCTTGGTAAGTTGTCACGAACGGTAAGTCTAGACTAACGGATGTCCCGGTCAAGGTTCGCGGCGATGACCTCTGGCGCGATCGGCGTCGAGGCGGTAGAAACGGCGGCATCCCCTGTTACCTCCAGCGGGACGCCCGACGGCCATCCGAGAGAGCGCTCTCTCGTTGGTCGTGGGGCCGACCACCACCGACAGGCAGGCCGATGACCTCCTACTTCCACCCGTCCCGCCGCCAACTGCTGACCCTCGCCGCGGCCACCGCGGCGGCCGGGCTCGTCCCGA
This genomic interval from Micromonospora coxensis contains the following:
- a CDS encoding ArsR/SmtB family transcription factor — encoded protein: MTTYQGRMLDALGDPTRRSIFELLAVGPRSVAEIAADLPVSRPAVSQHLKVLKEARLVSSTPVGTRRVYALDPQGLAAVRGYFDQFWNQALAAFAQAVEQPEEKS